Sequence from the Nocardioides exalbidus genome:
AGTCGATGTCGATCGCGAGGCCGTAGGCGTGCTGGGAGAAGTACGTCGCCCCCGTCGACGGGCGGCACACGAAGGCGCTCGTCTCGTTGCCGTCGCCGGTCGAGGGCGCGTCGGGGTCGTAGGTCCGGGCGATCGCGAGGCGCTCCTGCGGGAAGCGCACCCGGTAGAGCGTGCGGAAGACCTGGACGAGGTCGTCGGCCACGGCACTGTTCACGAGCAGCTCGCCGGTGTGGCGCTGGGCGTCGAAGCCCCAGAACACGACCCGCACCCAGGCCAGGTCGCTCGCTGCGACCGGGCAGCCCTCCTGCCACGTCGAGCGGGCGATCACCCGGCGCGGGGCCGGCGAGACGACCCTGCTCGCGAAGCCCGTGCCGGGCAGCATCCGCACGTCGTCGGGCAGGGTCCACCGGCGGTGGCGCATCACCGACGGGGTCGGGCGGACCTCGCCGTTGCCGGTGGCGGGATCGTCGGGCAGGAGCCTCGTGCCGAG
This genomic interval carries:
- a CDS encoding M15 family metallopeptidase; the protein is MSVTALAAAVLQVVLVATGTPVTYDDRAPAAQPSVDGTQPQAATGWGSVAPRWLGTRLLPDDPATGNGEVRPTPSVMRHRRWTLPDDVRMLPGTGFASRVVSPAPRRVIARSTWQEGCPVAASDLAWVRVVFWGFDAQRHTGELLVNSAVADDLVQVFRTLYRVRFPQERLAIARTYDPDAPSTGDGNETSAFVCRPSTGATYFSQHAYGLAIDIDSFQNPYQKGDVVLPELASSYLRRDRVRAGMITPDGPVVRAFARIGWEWGGSWRSSKDYMHFSQNGL